AGTGCATAGGCATAGCTTCGCCGGTAGTAATTTTTCATACTTTTGTAATGTTAAATTAGACAACTGATTTAATGTTGGCCTATCACACGTTGCGCAACAGGGTGTGAGGGCCTTTTTTTGTTCGTGAGTCGTGAAGCGTGAAGCGTGAGACGGAATACATCCCCCTAGCCCCCTTCAAAGGGGGGACTGGTTTATCGCTTCAATTCACGATCCTTATTTTTCATAAGCGATTTTTTTGGTTACAAATTAATTGCGAAGCTTCTGGGTGGAAGAAACAGTTGCCTTGAAAGAAAGTTGAGAAGAAAAAACCGACCAAGCCCCATACAAAAGGGCGCGGAACTCAACTTAAAAGGTCTAAGGTACTGGTATACCGTCACACAAATAAGAGAGTACGCACGCCCGGGTCGTGAGCACCTTGCTTATTCTCTCGTGTGAAATAAAAATTACCAGTTTTTAGACCGAGATTCAAAGCGAATGCTTCTAATATTTTGCTCTTAGAAGAGTCGCAAATTTAATTTTTCTGAGGCTAATATAAAAAAGAATTAATTGTAATCCAAGTGGCTATTTCGGAGTGATGGTGCCACCTGTTTCGGTCAAACCGTGCCACTTTAAAAGATACTGCAATTATATAAAAATTAAATGTTATTCGTTCTTTAAAGCTCCTTTTCTTAACGATTCGCCTTTGAGGTCGATCCTATGGGATGAGTTTACTATCCTGTCCAGTATGGCATCGGCAATTGTGCCTTCCCCAATAATATCATACCAGGCCGATACTGGGATCTGGGATAGGATTATGGTGGAGGATCTGTTGTAGCGATCATCGATTATGTCCATAAGTGACTCTCTTGCGTGGTTATCAAAACCTTGTAGGCCAAAGTCATCCAAGATAAGCAGATCAGCCTTTAGGAGCTTTGCCAGTTCTTTTAGATAAGTTCCATCTGCCTTGCTGAGCTTTAATCTCTTTAACAAGCGAGCTGTGTTGGCGTAGATGGTACGATATTCCATCATACACGCTTGATGTCCCAAGGCCTGTGCCAGATAACTTTTTCCGACCCCCGAGGCACCGGTCATTATGATGTTCTCTTTTCGCTTTATAAAATCAAGACAGCCCAAGCGAAGAAACATATTCTTGTCAAGGTTGCGCTGTTGGCCGTAGTCCACTTCCGCCAGATCGGCCTGTCCACGGAAGGTTGCCTGCTTGAGGAGCCTTTGGATCTTTCGATTTTTATAGTCTTCCCATTGGTGGTCGGCCAACAGGGCCAAGTATTCATCGGCCGTAAGATCCGTTATGCGGTTCTCCTTGATATGCTGGTAGTGCAGGTCCGCCATGGCGCTCAGCCGCATTTGTTTCAATTTTTCAACAGTTTGATTTTTGTTCATTATTATAGGGTTTATTGATTAAATATTTATTGATAGGACGAAGCTCCCCTGATGTTCCCGTGCACGGGGATATGGGATTTATCTTCCTCTAGATTTTGGTAGAACAGGGAGGACTGGTCCAAGTTGTTTTTCAGTATATTCTTGATGCGCTGGTATGCGACGGCATCTGCCTGTATGGCCCTTTTACATGCGTTGTCCAATCGTTGGGAGCCATAGGCCTTGTGCAACTGGATAAGCCCCATGGCACGTTTGTAGCCGATCTCGGGATAATCCCCGGAGACGATGATCTTTTCTATACAGGCCGCTACGTTCTTCCCGTGGAGGGAGGCTTTCTTTTTAAAAAATTCGGGGCTCCAGTCCGCATAATATTTATGGGTACTGCTCAAGTGATCGCGATTGGTGCTGTAGCTTCCCTTTCTGGGATTGCGCCGGTGCAGGGCTATCCGTTGATGGTTATAATACACTTCCACAGTTGTGGATGTATAATGGATCTGGGTATGCTTGCCGATGTAACGGTAGGGCACACTATAATAGCTCTTGTCCGGTGAGAAGTACACATATCCCATCTTCTGCACCTTGGCGCGACGATAGTCCTTGAGCTGATAGGCACTTGTGGGGAGCGGTTTTAAGTGGCTCTTTTCTATGGACTGGAAGAGCTCCAGGCGGCTGGCCTGTTTCCTTTTGAACATTAAATTATTGTAGGCAACCAACAACTTGCGGATCTCCTTGTTGAGCTCCTCCAGGGAGAAGAAGGTCATATTGCGCAAGGGATAATAGATACGCTGGTAGGCAAGATGGACCGCATTCTCCACTAGGGCCTTGTCCTGTGGGGAATAGCCACGGGTGGGGTTTATAACACAGTTGTAATGTCTGGCAAAATCCTTAAAACTGCGGTTGATGTCCGCCTCATAACGACTGGCGCGGGTTACGGCCGACTTTAGATTATCGGATACAATGGCCTTGGGAACTCCGCCATAATACTCCAAGGCATGACCGCAGCAGGTAATAAAATCCGCTCTCTTTTGGCTATGGCAGGCTTCCACATAGGTATACTGGCTGTTGGGAAGGATGGCCACGAAAACTTCCACCGCGATGATCTCCCCGGTGGACCGATCCACAATATGCAGTTTCTTGCCCGCATAATCGATATACATCTCATTGCCCGGATCGTGCTCCAGTTTCATAGATCCCTTCACCTTTGCGTATTTACGGTTGTAATGCTCCATGAACTGGGTATAGCTATAGGGTTCCTTGGCGTGCTGCACATATTCTTGATAATGGAACAGAAAGGTAAATCCGGGATGGTTCCGCGCTTTATTGATTCCGTCAAAGTACAGCATGAGCTCTTCGTAACGGGGATTGGCTATCGTGGTAGTGGAAGGAAAGAGTGCTTCCAGGGCAGCATTGTCAGAGGCCAACAGTTCCTTAAGGGAACGGTTGCTGGCCTTGAACAGCCGCATATAATTGTTTACCGTATTGCGCGATATTCCCAGGGTAGCGCCTATTTTACGGTTGCTGAACCCGTCGAGGTGCAGGGAAATGATTTGTTTTAAGTCCATTGGATCAAGTGTATTGGCCATATCGCATAATTTTAGGCGACAAGGTAATTATTACTTGATCTTTCAAAGTGGCACAAATCGAACCGTTATAGGCTTTTAGGGCGCAGGCGAACTGGCACAGTTTGAACCGAAATGCCTGGCACTATGAAACCGAAATCACTGGCACAAATCGAACCGAATTATCCACCAATGAACTAATGGCCGAAATCCATAACAACAAAAAAAGAATGCCCATCATATTGAAAAAAGAAAATAGAAATGATTGGTTAAAGGGAGAGGCATTGGAAAAATTTCAGTTTCCCTATGAATTGGATTTAAAGGCACTTGCTGTATAATAATTAAAGAATATTTCATTTCTCCCCAGTAAATTAAACCCAAACACATTTAATGTGTTTGGGTTTTCTCTTTTTAAAAAAAATAAAAATCCTGAAATTATTAAGATTGGAAATATTCCAATAATATGGAAATAATCCATAGTTTTGTATTGATGAAAAAATCAATACTACATCTCGATTTGGATACATTTTTTGTTTCCGTAGAGCGTTTGCTAAATAGCGAGTTGCTCAAAAAACCAGTATTGGTAGGAGGTACGGGGAGTCGGGGAGTGGTCGCTGCCTGTAGCTATGAAACGCGGAAGTACGGTGTCCGTTCGGGAATGTCTATGAAGATTGCAAAACAGCTTTGTCCCCAAGCAATTGTAATTCGAGGCAACGCAGGCACCTATATGAAATACTCAAATCTAATCACAGATGTTATCCGTGATTCCGTCCCACTTTTTGAAAAAACCAGTGTGGATGAATTTTATGTAGACCTAACAGGCATGGATCGCTTTTTTGGTAATTACAAGTTTGCAACGGAACTTAGAAAACGTATTATTAAAGAATCGGGATTACCCATCTCATTCGGTCTTTCCCAAAATAAAATAGTTAGCAAAGTAGCAACAGGTGAAGCAAAACCCAATAACCAACTTAAAATTGATTATGGGTTTGAAAAGGCTTTTTTGGCACCACTACCAATTCGAAAAATACCTATGATCGGTAAGGCATCTGCCCAAACCTTAATTCATTTGGGAATTGACCGGGTAAAACTAATCCAGGAAATGCCAGTGCAAATGCTAACTTCAGTAATGGGCAAAAACGGACAGACTATTTGGAACCGTGCCAATGGCATTGACAATACGCCCGTAATACCCTATTGTGAACGCAAATCCATTTCCAACGAACGCACTTTTAATATGGATACCATAGATGTGCAAAAACTCCGTGACACCCTTACCGCTATGGCAGATACACTTTGTTATCAACTTAGACTGGGCAATAAAATGACAGGCTGTGTTTCCGTTAAAATTAGATATTCCGATTTTCAAACATATAACAAGCAGCTCCGTATTCCCTATACAAGTGCAGACCATATTTTGGTTCCTGCCGTTATGGAACTTTTCAATAAACTTTATGAACGAAGAATATTGGTAAGGTTAATAGGGGTAAAGTTTTCCCATTTGGTTGGAGGGCATTACCAAATTAATCTTTTTGATGACAATGAAAAAACATTAAACCTTTATAAGTCCTTAGATCATATCCGAAATCGTTTCGGCGCGGCTAGTGTTATGAAGGCATCAACGCTTGATGTGCGCTCCGTTATTTCTGGACGTAACCCCTTTGATGGCGAACCACCCATTTTATTGGCCCATAGAAATCAATAATGTATAGCAATTGCCACACATATTACTCGTTACGGTACGGGGTGCTCTCAGTACCCCAATTGTTGAGCTTGGCTAAGCAAAATTCAGTGCAACTATTGGCGATTACAGATATAAATAGTACTTCGGCCTGTTTGGAATTTTGTAGGGAAGCACCTAAAGAGCATATTACACCTGTAGTGGGGGCCGATATTCGTAACGGCAACAACAGATGCTATGTTTGTTTGGCTAAAAACAACAAGGGGTTTTTGGAAATCAACCAATTCTTGACCAAATACATACATGCTAAAAAGGAATTCCCTGAAATCCCGCCCTCTTTTTCTGATGTTTTTATCATTATCCCATTTGAAAAAGTACTTGAATATGAGCTGGAAACCTTTGCTCCAGATTGGTACATCGGAATTTCGGTAGCAGACCTAAACAAACTAAAGTTCTCCCACTTAAAAGAATATACTGATAAATTGGTGCTGCTTCAACCAGTAACCTTCAGCAATCAGACCCATATAAACATGCATCGTTTGTTGCGCTGTATAGACCTCAATATTGTTTTGAGCAAATTGCCCGAATCGGAACAAGGCAGTAGAAAAGATAAAATGTATTCCATTACGGAACTTGAAACTGTATTTCAGGATTTTGAACACATACTATCAAACACCCAAGGGCTTTTAAATTCCTGTACCATTGATTTTAAATTTGATGATACCCGCGAGAATCAAAATCAAACAACCTATCTAAAAAATACCCAAGAGGATTATGATTATTTGGTTTCCTTGGTAAATCAAAAAATAACGTCCCGTTATAAAACTGTTACTTCCAAAATAACGGAACGTATTGAAAAGGAGCTTAATGCCATTCGGCAAATGGATTTTGTGTCTTACTTTCTAATCAATTACGACATTGTTCAGTATGCCAGAAAAAATGATTACCCTTATATCGGGCGGGGTAGTGGGGCGAATAGTGTTGTAGCATATATTTTGGGAATTACCAATGTTGACCCCATTGAATTGGATCTTTATTTCGAACGGTTTATAAATTTTTACAGATCTTCTCCCCCCGATTTTGATATTGATTTTTCTTGGAAGGACAGGGACGATGTTACCCGTTATATATTTGAGCGTTTCCCAAATACGGCACTAATGGGTACCTATGTAACCTTTCAATTTCGTGCTGTTGTTCGTGAACTTGCCAAGGTATTCGGACTTCCCAAAGCCGAAATAGACGATTTTATAAAAGGCAATCGGGAGAATAAAAAAAACGACCATTATTTCAAATTGGTAACAAAATATGGAAAACTAATCCATGGGTTTCCGAATTACCTCAGTGTCCATTCCGGAGGTATCGTAATTACAAAAAACCCGGTTCAAAGTTATTGCGCCACCTTTATGCCCCCCAAAGGTTTTCAAACCTTGCAAATTGATATGCACATTGCGGAAGCTGTAGGTATTTTTAAATTTGATATTCTTGCCCAACGCGGACTTTCAAAGATCAAGGATGCCATTGCACTGATAAGGGAGAACCAGCCCGATGCCGAAATTAAGGATATAGATAATACCCTTCCGTTTAAGGATGATCCAGCAATAAATGAACTGCTGAAAGTAGGGGACTGTATGGGAGTGTTCTATGTGGAATCTCCTGCCATGCGTACCCTTATGACCCGCCTTCAAACACAGGATTATTTGGGCTTGGTGGCTGCCAGTTCCATTATACGTCCTGGCGTCACCAATGGAGGCATGAAAAATGCCTATATAGAACGCCATCGTTTTCCAGAAAAGCGGACAGAGGCGCATCCCGTACTTTTGGAAATAATGCCAGATACCTATGGGGTGATGGTCTATCAGGAAGATGTTCTTAAAGTAGCCCATTACTTTGCAGGCTTGAGTTTGGCGGAAGCAGATGTTTTGCGAAGGGGTATGAGCGGCAAGGGCAGGAGCAAGGAACAATTTGATTCGCTTGAAAAAAAATTCTATGAAAACTGTAAAGAAAAAGGCTACACCCCAAAAGTGATAGAAGAAGTATGGGATCAAATTAAAGCCTTTGCGGGTTATGCTTTTGCTAAGGGGCATTCTGCATCCTATGCGGTAGAAAGCTACCAAAGCCTTTACCTTAAAAAATACTTCCCTTTGGAGTTTATGACTGCTGTACTAAACAATGGTGGTGGCTTTTACAATCTAGATACCTATATCAATGAAATCTTTAGGTGTGGAGGCATTGTAGAAAATCCTTGTATAAACAATAGTGACCACGCAAATTGTATAAAGGGCAAAACTGTCTATTTGGGTTTGGGTATGATAAAGGATTTAGATTATCGGAGCATACAGAAAATACTAAATGAAAGGCAATTGTTTGGCCTATACAAAAGCTTCAATGACTTTTTGGATAGGTGTAAAATCGGGCTGGAACAGCTTTTATTATTAATTCGCTTAAATGCTTTTAGAACATTGGAACCTAATAAACATAGGCTCATGTGGTTTGCACATCTCAACTCCCAAACAATCAAAAACCTGAACAACCAGCCACAATTATTTAAAGCCAAACGAGTCAATTATAGTTTGCCACAATTAAAAAGCGAACAGATCATTGATGCCTATGACAATCTGGAGCTCTTGGGGTTTACACTACACAATGATTTCAATTTCATTAAACCAGGCAAATATCCCACCACCAAGTCAAGCGATTTAAAGAATTTTGAAGGTAGGGAAATTACAATTCTTGGAAAACTGGTCACATCCAAAACTACAAAAACCTCAAAAAGTGATTATATGGCTTTCTCCACATTTCTAGATACGGAAGGAAGTTGTTTTGATTCAGTTCAATTTCCCAAAGTAATGGCTAAATATCCCATTACAGGTATTGGAATCTACTGGATAAAAGGAATGGTAACCGAAGACCTGGGCTATTTTGCAATAACCACCGAAATGCTTTTAAAAGTCCCAAGGCTCCCAGACTCACGATTTACTGAGGAACAGAAAACGCATAAATCACTCATCTAAATGCTGTTTATTTCGATGGTGGATGGTTGTCTCCACCTACGCTATACACCTACGCTATACACCTACGCTAAAGCTTCGGTGCACATAGAGCTTAAACCTACGCCAAGGCTTCGGTTTACAAAGTCGGTGGACGAGTGTTGTGGGTTTTATGTTGTGCACTTCGACTGCGCTCAGTGTGACAGTTGTGCACTTTGACTTTCTTTCGGTACTTCGGCAGGCTCAGTACATTGCTTCGCTCAGGTCAGGCTGCTTAGTGTGACAGTTGTGGGTTGTCTGTTCTCAGTTTTGGGGTGGTTGGATGGTTGGATTGGTAAATTGTGGAAGCGTTTAATCGTTTAATTGTTGGACTCTAGCATACAGCTTACGGCCTATAGCAAAAATCATTTTTGGTATTCTCCATGGTTTTAATGAACAATGAGCAATTAGCATGAACAATTATCAATGAACAATTGGAAATTGGATTGTTAGATTTTAGCTTAAGGTGTATTGCGTATTTAGTTGTAAAGATTATTCTATTTAGTATTCTCTCAAATTAAAAATACTATCTTTTATATTATCTGTAAAAACTCTTTTTCAATAGCTTTACTAACTCTTTTTGGTATATCCAAATTTGTGGTAATATCTTTCCAATCAACTATTATAGCTTGAACCTCATTGATAATGCCTTTGGGGTTTTTTATGGCATGTGTTTCAACAATGGTCATTATATCTGCTAAGGCAATGTTGTTTCGTTTATTGTTTATAGACAATGCTCTGGCAATATTTGTGTAATTGAGATTGATGTTTAAAGGATATGTTAGGTCATAAGCCGGAGCCAAATTCCAGGAATCTGTATTTTTATTATATATAAAACTGTGGTTTTTTAAGTGATCGTCAATATTCGCAAATACGATATTGAACACCATTCTTTTAAACAGTTCTTGAATGTCCTTATAGGGCACTTGAAGATCCAACGCCAGTTTGAAGATGTTTTCGTAACTAGCATTTTCAGGTTTTTTAAAATCCCATCCCGTTAGGCCGGAAGCCGTTAAAACGTGTTGTTTCTCTCCATATTGTCTATCATAACGCAGGGTTGCGAAATGCTTGTTTTCTATCAATTTTGAAGGCATCATTTGGATTCCAGCCTTTTGTGCCATCAAATAGTAGGCGTATTCTATTTTTTCTTTATTGTACTCTTTTTCGTCTTCCCCATTGAGACAGAGTTTTACCAAATAATGATTGTAATCATTGCTATATTCCATATCGCCAGGAATAATAGCTCCAGTTTTTTTATTTTCTGAAATTAGGATTTTAGGTCTGGCTCCTCCGGCAGAGGTACCGATTTTAAAAATATTCAACAGGGCAAGATCACTCAATTCTTTTCCTGCAGTTTCATTTTTTAAATCCAACACTTTATTTAATATTTGAACTATTTCGGTTATATCTATGGTTGTTGATTTTGGTATTTCAGCCACCGGGCGATATTCTAAAGCTCCCATTCCTCTATTAGAAACATAGGTTAATTGTTCCAAGGGAGTGATTTTTTGAAACTCCTTATTCTTAGCTTCAAACCATTCCTTGAAAATAATATTACCAAACATATCAGGTAGGGAATCTGCAATCATAGGAGGGAGGCCTCGAAACGTTTCGCCTTCAAAATTTGTGAACAGCTGAACCGGTTTTATACGTTTGAAGATATATGGAAAAATATTTGTGTATTGATTGGACTCCAAGAAGTCTGGATTGTACTGAAAATAGGAAGTCCGTTTGTCTACATCATAGCCCATTTTGCCTATTTCCAGCCCGAACAAAATGACTTCTATGAGATTATTTTTAGCCATTCTTAATATAATGAGTTTATATCATTAGTGTTTTCCAAGTCTTTTAATGCTTGATATAATTTTTCTAACAAATTGAAATGATTGGCAATTTTAAGCACTGTATCTAGGGTTGCATTTTTACCATTTTCAAATTTCTGAATGGTATAGCGCGAGAGGCCTAGTTCTTGTGCAAGGTCTTCCTGGGATATTTTGTATCTCTGTCTTTGCTGTTTACAAAGCTCACCGAGCTGTACTTTTACTTCCCGAATTGTAACTGCGTCAATCATTATATGGTTTATTATAATACACAAATATAATAAAAAACTAATAAATGTTTATTATAATAAACACTTTACTTTATTGTTAATATATTAAGGTTTGGCAAAAAATGAAATATTTGCCAAATATTAATAGCATTGGGGTGCAAAAGTTGGCAGATACTATTTTATAAACAATTTTAACTTATCCTGTTTTATTTTTAGATAATTCTTGTTTTTGTAGTACACTCCTGAGATTACCTATATCGTCGCTAATTCTCTTTTCAAGAACCCTAGCATAAACCTGTGTAGTGGATAACTTAGAGTGGCCTAAAAGTTTTGAGACGGTTTCGATAGGCACGCCATTGCTTAGTGTAACCGTGGTGGCAAAGGTATGCCGGGCACAATGAAAAGAAAGGCTTTTGTTTATTTTTAATTGTACCATAATCTCTTTTAAATAGGAATTAAGTTTTTGATTTGAAAATACTGGTAAGAGTCTATCTTGTAATTTCATTTCATTTTTATACTTTTTAATAATCTGTCCCGCTATACTTAGGATAGGAATTTTCACTGTTTGGTCGGTTTTTTGGCGAGAGGTGTAGATCCAATCATTTCCGTCAATACCTTTCACGATATTGGCTTTCTTTAGGTTTTTTACATCTATGTAAGATAGGCCAGTGTAACAAGCAAAGATGAATATATCCCTGGTTTTGTTTAAATGATTTTTTTGTGAATGGAATTTTAAAATTTTCTCTATTTCAGGCTGAGTTAAGAAATGGCGCTCCGTTTTGATTAATTTTAGGGAGAATTTTGCGAATGGGTCGCGCTCAATCCATTCTAATCTTAACGCTAGATTAAGGAGTTTTTTTAGTCTTTCCAGATGCTTCATTACACCGTTATTGGTCAAGGGTCTTGATTGTAATTGAGCTACATTTTTTCTAAGGAAATTTTCAAAATCAATGATAAAGGCATAGTTGAGGTGTTCCAGATAAATGTCTTCGGTTTTACGTTCGATCTGGAGGAATCTCTTTATGTATGTTTCGGTAGTGAAATAGTTTTTTAAAGTCCCATGTTTTAATACGGATTTCATATTTAAGTTATGATACGCGCTCAACTGGAGTAAGGTTTTATTAATATCATCTTCGCCTAGATAACGAGCTTTAACCGATAGGGGTGTGATTAGTTTTTTTTCTTTTAGAAGCTCACGATAGGCTTCATTGATATCAACATAAACTTGGTCTAAGTACTTATTGATTTGGAAAGCTTCAATACTTGAGCCTTTTAATCTTGATTTTGTTTCATCCCACAGGGTAGTGGTAAATTTTCGTTTTAGGCTGAAGAGGGTTCTTTTGCCATTTGTAGTTATTCGAACGTACAAAGGTGATTTTCCTTTGGATTCTTTTTCGAATCTTGGTAAGAACATTACCGAAAAGGTAACCGAATTTCTCATGATATTTCCGTTTTCAAGTTGAACAAATGTTTGAAAACGAAGGTCAAATCAGGGCTTCCGCATTTTTAGGTTTTAAAAAAAGGGTAACCGATTAGGTATCATTTATAATGATTTTATATCAAAATTAAGCATTTTCTCTTATGGCCTAAAAAAGATAAAACCCTGTAAATCATAGGATTTACAGGGTTTTGGTGTCAATTGGTTTTGACTTGGTCGGGATGACAAGATTTGAACTTGCGACCCCACGCCCCCCAGACGTGTACGCTACCAGGCTGCGCTACATCCCGATTAAAATTGTGAAATCCATTTATTCAAAAGTAGTGAATGGAAATTTGAACGGCAAAAATAATCAAATTATAGGTTTGGGCAAGAGCAATTTTAAAGAATGCTCCAATATTTTTAGCAGATATATTTTTTTGATGTTACTATAGTAATCACACCGCAACCATACGTTTAGCATTATGGAACAATGAATTTAAAGAAATTAATTTGCCAATTATAAAACTTCATAACTTTTAGAATGACATTCCTTTTAAAGTTGTTATTTTTGCAATTCGAAAAACTATTGAAGATTATATCATGAGTGAAACTATTGAAAGAATAAAATGCCTTATCATTGGCTCAGGTCCAGCAGGATACACCGCCGCAATTTATGCTGCTAGGGCAGATTTAAAACCTGTTGTGTACACGGGAATGGAACCTGGTGGACAATTAACAACTACTACCGAAGTTGATAATTTTCCTGGATATCCCAACGGAATTGATGGTCCAACCATGATGATAGAGCTGCAACAACAAGCCGAACGTTTTGGAACGCAAGTTCGTATAGGTATGGTAACAAACGTTGAATTTAGTGAAGTAGTGGGTGGTATTCATAAAGTTACCGTAGATAATACCACAAAATTGGAAGCCGAGACCATCATTATTTCAACTGGCGCCACTGCTAAATATTTAGGTATTCCCAGTGAGCAAAAATTACGGGGGGGCGGGGTTTCTGCCTGTGC
This region of Aequorivita marisscotiae genomic DNA includes:
- the istB gene encoding IS21-like element helper ATPase IstB; its protein translation is MNKNQTVEKLKQMRLSAMADLHYQHIKENRITDLTADEYLALLADHQWEDYKNRKIQRLLKQATFRGQADLAEVDYGQQRNLDKNMFLRLGCLDFIKRKENIIMTGASGVGKSYLAQALGHQACMMEYRTIYANTARLLKRLKLSKADGTYLKELAKLLKADLLILDDFGLQGFDNHARESLMDIIDDRYNRSSTIILSQIPVSAWYDIIGEGTIADAILDRIVNSSHRIDLKGESLRKGALKNE
- a CDS encoding type II toxin-antitoxin system HipA family toxin, producing the protein MAKNNLIEVILFGLEIGKMGYDVDKRTSYFQYNPDFLESNQYTNIFPYIFKRIKPVQLFTNFEGETFRGLPPMIADSLPDMFGNIIFKEWFEAKNKEFQKITPLEQLTYVSNRGMGALEYRPVAEIPKSTTIDITEIVQILNKVLDLKNETAGKELSDLALLNIFKIGTSAGGARPKILISENKKTGAIIPGDMEYSNDYNHYLVKLCLNGEDEKEYNKEKIEYAYYLMAQKAGIQMMPSKLIENKHFATLRYDRQYGEKQHVLTASGLTGWDFKKPENASYENIFKLALDLQVPYKDIQELFKRMVFNIVFANIDDHLKNHSFIYNKNTDSWNLAPAYDLTYPLNINLNYTNIARALSINNKRNNIALADIMTIVETHAIKNPKGIINEVQAIIVDWKDITTNLDIPKRVSKAIEKEFLQII
- the istA gene encoding IS21 family transposase; translated protein: MANTLDPMDLKQIISLHLDGFSNRKIGATLGISRNTVNNYMRLFKASNRSLKELLASDNAALEALFPSTTTIANPRYEELMLYFDGINKARNHPGFTFLFHYQEYVQHAKEPYSYTQFMEHYNRKYAKVKGSMKLEHDPGNEMYIDYAGKKLHIVDRSTGEIIAVEVFVAILPNSQYTYVEACHSQKRADFITCCGHALEYYGGVPKAIVSDNLKSAVTRASRYEADINRSFKDFARHYNCVINPTRGYSPQDKALVENAVHLAYQRIYYPLRNMTFFSLEELNKEIRKLLVAYNNLMFKRKQASRLELFQSIEKSHLKPLPTSAYQLKDYRRAKVQKMGYVYFSPDKSYYSVPYRYIGKHTQIHYTSTTVEVYYNHQRIALHRRNPRKGSYSTNRDHLSSTHKYYADWSPEFFKKKASLHGKNVAACIEKIIVSGDYPEIGYKRAMGLIQLHKAYGSQRLDNACKRAIQADAVAYQRIKNILKNNLDQSSLFYQNLEEDKSHIPVHGNIRGASSYQ
- a CDS encoding helix-turn-helix domain-containing protein, which gives rise to MIDAVTIREVKVQLGELCKQQRQRYKISQEDLAQELGLSRYTIQKFENGKNATLDTVLKIANHFNLLEKLYQALKDLENTNDINSLY
- the dinB gene encoding DNA polymerase IV — translated: MKKSILHLDLDTFFVSVERLLNSELLKKPVLVGGTGSRGVVAACSYETRKYGVRSGMSMKIAKQLCPQAIVIRGNAGTYMKYSNLITDVIRDSVPLFEKTSVDEFYVDLTGMDRFFGNYKFATELRKRIIKESGLPISFGLSQNKIVSKVATGEAKPNNQLKIDYGFEKAFLAPLPIRKIPMIGKASAQTLIHLGIDRVKLIQEMPVQMLTSVMGKNGQTIWNRANGIDNTPVIPYCERKSISNERTFNMDTIDVQKLRDTLTAMADTLCYQLRLGNKMTGCVSVKIRYSDFQTYNKQLRIPYTSADHILVPAVMELFNKLYERRILVRLIGVKFSHLVGGHYQINLFDDNEKTLNLYKSLDHIRNRFGAASVMKASTLDVRSVISGRNPFDGEPPILLAHRNQ
- the dnaE gene encoding DNA polymerase III subunit alpha; translated protein: MYSNCHTYYSLRYGVLSVPQLLSLAKQNSVQLLAITDINSTSACLEFCREAPKEHITPVVGADIRNGNNRCYVCLAKNNKGFLEINQFLTKYIHAKKEFPEIPPSFSDVFIIIPFEKVLEYELETFAPDWYIGISVADLNKLKFSHLKEYTDKLVLLQPVTFSNQTHINMHRLLRCIDLNIVLSKLPESEQGSRKDKMYSITELETVFQDFEHILSNTQGLLNSCTIDFKFDDTRENQNQTTYLKNTQEDYDYLVSLVNQKITSRYKTVTSKITERIEKELNAIRQMDFVSYFLINYDIVQYARKNDYPYIGRGSGANSVVAYILGITNVDPIELDLYFERFINFYRSSPPDFDIDFSWKDRDDVTRYIFERFPNTALMGTYVTFQFRAVVRELAKVFGLPKAEIDDFIKGNRENKKNDHYFKLVTKYGKLIHGFPNYLSVHSGGIVITKNPVQSYCATFMPPKGFQTLQIDMHIAEAVGIFKFDILAQRGLSKIKDAIALIRENQPDAEIKDIDNTLPFKDDPAINELLKVGDCMGVFYVESPAMRTLMTRLQTQDYLGLVAASSIIRPGVTNGGMKNAYIERHRFPEKRTEAHPVLLEIMPDTYGVMVYQEDVLKVAHYFAGLSLAEADVLRRGMSGKGRSKEQFDSLEKKFYENCKEKGYTPKVIEEVWDQIKAFAGYAFAKGHSASYAVESYQSLYLKKYFPLEFMTAVLNNGGGFYNLDTYINEIFRCGGIVENPCINNSDHANCIKGKTVYLGLGMIKDLDYRSIQKILNERQLFGLYKSFNDFLDRCKIGLEQLLLLIRLNAFRTLEPNKHRLMWFAHLNSQTIKNLNNQPQLFKAKRVNYSLPQLKSEQIIDAYDNLELLGFTLHNDFNFIKPGKYPTTKSSDLKNFEGREITILGKLVTSKTTKTSKSDYMAFSTFLDTEGSCFDSVQFPKVMAKYPITGIGIYWIKGMVTEDLGYFAITTEMLLKVPRLPDSRFTEEQKTHKSLI
- a CDS encoding site-specific integrase; this encodes MRNSVTFSVMFLPRFEKESKGKSPLYVRITTNGKRTLFSLKRKFTTTLWDETKSRLKGSSIEAFQINKYLDQVYVDINEAYRELLKEKKLITPLSVKARYLGEDDINKTLLQLSAYHNLNMKSVLKHGTLKNYFTTETYIKRFLQIERKTEDIYLEHLNYAFIIDFENFLRKNVAQLQSRPLTNNGVMKHLERLKKLLNLALRLEWIERDPFAKFSLKLIKTERHFLTQPEIEKILKFHSQKNHLNKTRDIFIFACYTGLSYIDVKNLKKANIVKGIDGNDWIYTSRQKTDQTVKIPILSIAGQIIKKYKNEMKLQDRLLPVFSNQKLNSYLKEIMVQLKINKSLSFHCARHTFATTVTLSNGVPIETVSKLLGHSKLSTTQVYARVLEKRISDDIGNLRSVLQKQELSKNKTG